The Arachis ipaensis cultivar K30076 chromosome B07, Araip1.1, whole genome shotgun sequence genome includes a window with the following:
- the LOC107609755 gene encoding exocyst complex component EXO70B1-like, with product MNRMLRPLLTQIHSYLMQPRIWRLLGFASTLIGFICYALSSSFYQLFGSWTLFKIVAYSIFSIIICLIILFPKLWQQLRGLNFEAHMAFFVLIITSVYSYFSDKAMKGKPDAYSVTSYAAFAVTSLSLQRQNAPAKNRNQRFQDKHHLVVQVNMNPLQVNNNINNNLVSSNIPQKAQQPDEHVAVEANILPSMEERRWANLAVVNMLKCNLTKYIQDKVHRIPEILINDHNFLIDELPSQLVSDLHEKVKLMVRTGFEKECVDQYCTWRREFLDLAGKELSIQEIEEKRRIKTWIKVSNVSLKILFPNERRLCDRIFLGFPSVADCSFAQICGEFTTNLLDFANGFANGSHMLNLLPSVLQVFGALHELIPEFESVFLDQFSVSLRSEAATTGRRLRKAINGMFMQLEKLINCDTSQVACPGGICPVTVEVMNQLSAVGEFGSSWLSAEVTRIIALLESHLEAKSKDYSNPALGFVFLMNNERYIEKKAKQYQLDKILGNHWIRQRAAKVRENCEHYRRSSWEEVLGFLKLSTEQIEEAESMKKKLNLFNLRFKEIWMDQSAWFMHDEELREEIIASLRKILSHTYGLFIWSFNRIHGKDAHECIKYSVLDIEDLLKDLFGWRDEQLAEMKD from the exons ATGAACAGGATGCTTAGACCCTTGCTCACTCAAATCCATAGCTACCTAATGCAGCCACGTATATGGAGATTACTGGGTTTCGCATCAACCCTTATTGGATTCATATGCTACGCTCTCAGCTCCTCCTTCTACCAACTCTTCGGAAGTTGGACCTTGTTCAAAATCGTTGCTTATAGCATTTTCAGTATCATCATTTGTCTCATAATTTTGTTTCCAAAATTATGGCAACAATTAAGGGGCCTCAACTTTGAAGCACACATGGCCTTCTTCGTCTTGATCATCACCTCTGTCTATTCATACTTTTCCGATAAAGCGATGAAAGGGAAACCAGATGCTTATAGCGTAACATCCTATGCTGCTTTTGCCGTTACATCGCTTAGCTTGCAAAGACAGA ATGCACCGGCCAAAAACCGGAATCAAAGATTCCAAGATAAGCATCATCTTGTTGTTCAAGTGAATATGAATCCGTTGCAAgtcaataataatattaataacaatCTTGTTAGCAGTAATATCCCTCAAAAAGCTCAGCAGCCGGATGAACACGTGGCTGTCGAAGCGAATATCTTGCCGAGCATGGAGGAGCGTAGATGGGCTAATTTGGCTGTTGTGAACATGCTTAAGTGTAATTTGACCAAATACATTCAAGATAAGGTTCACCGGATTCCAGAGATACTAAtcaatgatcataacttcctgaTTGATGAGCTTCCATCACAATTAGTTAGTGACCTTCATGAAAAAGTGAAGCTCATGGTCCGAACCGGGTTCGAGAAGGAGTGTGTGGACCAATACTGCACTTGGAGGAGAGAGTTCTTAGATTTGGCGGGGAAGGAGCTTAGTATACAAGAAATCGAAGAGAAGAGGAGGATTAAGACTTGGATTAAAGTTTCCAATGTTTCTCTCAAGATATTGTTTCCTAATGAAAGGAGACTCTGCGATCGCATCTTCTTGGGTTTTCCTTCTGTCGCTGATTGTTCTTTCGCGCAGATTTGCGGAGAATTCACCACTAATCTGCTAGATTTTGCCAATGGTTTTGCCAATGGTAGCCATATGCTTAATCTTTTGCCCAGTGTCCTTCAAGTGTTCGGTGCTTTGCATGAACTGATACCAGAGTTTGAGTCAGTGTTTTTGGACCAATTCAGTGTATCGCTTAGGAGTGAAGCAGCGACGACCGGAAGGAGACTAAGGAAAGCAATCAACGGGATGTTCATGCAGCTTGAGAAGTTGATAAATTGtgatacatcacaagtagcttgTCCTGGAGGTATTTGCCCTGTTACCGTGGAAGTGATGAACCAACTTAGTGCTGTTGGAGAGTTTGGGTCTTCTTGGCTTTCTGCGGAGGTAACTAGAATAATTGCATTGTTGGAAAGCCATCTGGAAGCCAAGTCCAAAGATTACAGCAACCCTGCTTTGGGCTTTGTTTTCTTGATGAATAATGAGAGGTACATTGAAAAGAAGGCAAAGCAGTATCAATTGGATAAGATTTTGGGCAATCATTGGATCCGACAAAGGGCTGCTAAAGTCCGAGAAAACTGTGAACACTACAGGAGAAGCTCGTGGGAAGAGGTCTTGGGATTTTTGAAACTTAGCACAGAGCAAATTGAAGAAGCAGAgtccatgaagaagaagctcaatctgTTCAACTTGCGGTTTAAGGAGATATGGATGGATCAAAGTGCATGGTTTATGCATGATGAAGAGCTAAGGGAAGAGATAATAGCATCGCTGAGAAAGATATTGTCTCATACCTATGGATTGTTCATTTGGAGTTTCAACAGGATACATGGTAAGGATGCTCATGAGTGTATCAAGTATTCAGTGTTAGACATTGAAGACCTACTGAAGGATTTATTTGGCTGGAGAGATGAACAACTAGCAGAAATGAAAGATTAA